A part of Aegilops tauschii subsp. strangulata cultivar AL8/78 chromosome 2, Aet v6.0, whole genome shotgun sequence genomic DNA contains:
- the LOC109760591 gene encoding probable ubiquitin-conjugating enzyme E2 23 gives MDAVATASPNIYTLDLVSFGRGVLDRGLVFPDARVGNISVPVDTFEILRIDDSIVHKSAGDIKVVDRSHLHPGQVVGSASDVGGQIGIITDVTTVLDLVDFDKSGMATKVIKGVSPSSLWRVRRLSLGDFVVSGPWLGRVVEVSIDVDVMFDDGAVCRVTDAESKTLTRVGDAMDGNHMYRQQENSRFYPGLRVSAPDPCSLFKATLWLNGYWNPNRIVGTIIKVKTSTALVYWIASMHCGTDKGLIDASAPPAYQNADDLTFFSAASHCCWGVADACFFREPSSTKIDDANGDAACAHDQDAGGKEEEGEDVIGDECEAPTAHVLPSTKEMDVRFYQKQLRKVFFEGHRRARRPQVRRHAEVKFPMVVARTHTSVDVLWQDGTRQHGRRSTTVIPFGIVNEHEFFPGEQVVDAAGDQSGMASTIVNNHIVDDGTRSTKRVGVVRSMHSKDQTVRVSWFKAAVCPDEAREVECDDMVSTYDLKRDSGHSAYYGDIVIRLLPSRSPNDSTAPLRGNTDLSWVGRVIDIPSGYVQVKWGDGNISMVLPNEILVVREEYYMDLWTEMGHWVEDDGVDDAPEEPGAANMDDGLRNPANDSDVEGDNEPAKSTSLLGFAFQSLLQLTGDLVARGKGYLVNRLPIPSSSPSRELSTATKDDSIGAAAMETSNAAVARNVVELNGDGHDFAEGTKDAYGTSCCNKSLGFPRFDVLQIAPPDHHYLDTTDEGGSRGKNWAKTVQKEWKILENDLPEIIYVRAFEDRMDLLRLVMVGASGTPYSHGLFFFDLQLPPSYPAAPPQVYYHSFGLRLNPNLYESGTVCLSLLGTFDGEGTELWSPATSSLLQVVVSIHGLVLNAQPYYNEAGYETLVGKPEGHRNALPYSENAYLLTLRTMLHLLRRPPRGFEKFVKEHFHCRGRFVLRQCNMWLQGYVVGDAHATESSSEQPCSAGLRLALANVVPSLIAAFTEIGAEGCD, from the exons ATGGACGCCGTCGCGACGGCATCTCCCAATATTTACACGCTAGACCTCGTGAGTTTCGGGCGCGGGGTTCTCGACCGTGGCCTCGTTTTCCCGGACGCCAGGGTGGGCAACATCTCTGTCCCGGTCGACACGTTCGAGATCCTCCGCATCGATGACTCTATCGTGCATAAGAGCGCCGGCGACATCAAGGTGGTCGATAGGAGCCACCTGCACCCCGGCCAGGTGGTCGGATCGGCGTCCGACGTCGGCGGCCAGATCGGCATCATCACCGACGTAACCACCGTGCTCGACCTAGTCGACTTCGACAAAAGCGGCATGGCCACCAAGGTCATCAAGGGCGTGTCCCCGTCTAGCCTGTGGCGCGTCAGGAGGCTCAGCCTTGGCGACTTTGTCGTGTCCGGGCCGTGGCTTGGTCGGGTCGTGGAGGTGTCAATCGACGTCGATGTGATGTTCGATGACGGAGCGGTCTGCAGGGTCACCGACGCCGAATCCAAGACGCTAACAAGAGTGGGTGATGCCATGGACGGCAACCACATGTATCGCCAGCAAGAGAATAGTCGCTTCTACCCGGGTCTCCGCGTCAGTGCGCCAGACCCTTGTTCCCTCTTCAAGGCGACATTGTGGCTTAATGGCTACTGGAATCCTAACCGCATAGTAGGCACCATCATCAAGGTGAAGACGTCTACCGCCCTCGTCTATTGGATTGCGTCGATGCATTGTGGCACAGATAAGGGGCTCATCGATGCATCCGCTCCTCCAGCCTACCAGAATGCAGATGATCTTACGTTCTTCAGTGCCGCATCCCATTGTTGTTGGGGGGTAGCCGATGCCTGCTTTTTTCGTGAAcctagttccaccaaaatcgacgATGCTAATGGGGATGCAGCTTGTGCACATGATCAAGATGCCGGCggcaaggaggaggagggggaggatgTGATTGGTGACGAGTGTGAAGCACCAACTGCTCATGTCTTACCGTCCACAAAGGAGATGGATGTGAGGTTTTATCAGAAACAACTAAGGAAGGTCTTCTTTGAGGGGCACAGACGGGCGCGACGCCCACAAGTCAGGAGGCATGCTGAGGTGAAGTTTCCCATGGTTGTTGCCAGGACCCATACCTCTGTAGATGTGTTGTGGCAGGACGGCACGCGACAACATGGTAGACGTTCAACGACAGTCATCCCCTTTGGCATAGTAAATGAGCATGAGTTCTTCCCGGGGGAGCAAGTCGTTGATGCTGCTGGAGATCAAAGTGGCATGGCATCTACTATTGTAAACAATCACATTGTTGATGATGGAACTAGAtccacaaagcgtgtgggtgttgTCAGGAGCATGCATTCCAAGGACCAGACGGTTCGCGTGTCGTGGTTTAAGGCAGCGGTGTGCCCTGACGAGGCTAGGGAGGTCGAGTGCGACGATATGGTGAGCACGTATGACCTAAAAAGGGACTCTGGCCACTCTGCTTACTACGGAGATATTGTCATTCGCCTCCTACCATCAAGATCACCCAACGACAGCACTGCACCTTTACGGGGCAACACCGATCTTTCATGGGTCGGACGTGTTATTGACATTCCTAGTGGGTACGTCCAAGTCAAGTGGGGTGATGGTAACATATCAATG GTATTGCCCAATGAGATCCTTGTCGTTAGGGAGGAATACTACATGGATTTGTGGACTGAAATGGGCCACTGGGTGGAGGATGATGGCGTCGACGATGCACCAGAAGAACCGGGTGCTGCGAACATG GACGATGGTCTACGGAATCCAGCCAACGATAGCGACGTCGAAGGCGACAACGAGCCAGCAAAGAGTACAAGTCTTTTGGGTTTTGCATTTCAGTCTTTGCTACAACTGACCGGTGACTTGGTAGCCCGAGGTAAAGGATACCTGGTGAACCGGCTGCCAATACCGTCGTCATCACCAAGCAGAGAGTTATCAACGGCCACTAAAGATGATAGCATTGGTGCTGCAGCAATGGAGACCAGCAATGCTGCCGTGGCAAGGAATGTTGTGGAGCTGAATGGCGACGGCCACGATTTTGCCGAGGGGACGAAGGATGCATACGGTACCAGTTGTTGCAACAAATCATTAGGCTTTCCACGTTTCGATGTACTGCAGATTGCCCCTCCGGATCACCACTACCTTGACACTACGGATGAG GGTGGTAGTCGTGGGAAGAATTGGGCCAAAACAGTGCAAAAGGAATGGAAAATTTTAGAGAATGACTTACCAG AAATCATCTATGTGCGAGCGTTCGAGGACCGCATGGACCTGCTCCGGCTGGTGATGGTCGGGGCAAGTGGGACGCCGTACAGTCACGGCCTATTTTTCTTCGACTTGCAGCTGCCACCGTCCTACCCGGCAGCGCCACCGCAAGTGTACTACCACTCCTTCGGTCTGCGCCTCAATCCCAACCTCTATGAGTCTGGTACCGTCTGTCTTAGCCTGCTCGGCACATTCGACGGTGAGGGCACCGAGTTATGGTCACCGGCAACGTCGAGCCTCCTCCAAGTCGTTGTCTCCATCCATGGTCTCGTCCTCAACGCCCAACCATACTACAACGAGGCCGGATATGAGACCCTAGTCGGCAAACCGGAGGGCCATCGCAATGCATTGCCCTACAGTGAGAATGCTTACCTGCTCACGCTCCGGACCATGCTCCACCTTTTGCGCCGGCCACCTCGGGGTTTTGAGAAATTCGTCAAGGAACACTTCCACTGTCGCGGAAGGTTTGTGCTCAGGCAATGCAACATGTGGTTGCAGGGATATGTTGTTGGTGATGCCCATGCCACTGAATCAAGTAGTGAGCAACCATGCTCGGCTGGGTTAAGGCTTGCACTCGCCAATGTGGTGCCGAGCCTCATCGCTGCCTTCACAGAGATTGGCGCCGAGGGGTGCGACTAG